One genomic window of Arachis hypogaea cultivar Tifrunner chromosome 8, arahy.Tifrunner.gnm2.J5K5, whole genome shotgun sequence includes the following:
- the LOC112705494 gene encoding transcription factor MYB98-like: MQYSLTMKEIDLPFGVPNSSHGFYHDLHHHVDQFHQVNVNGNSSSSNHQVSLTNLDSFDVYECKPFVENNNVHVMEDFQYNGGGFGNLNLTNNNNQSTPLDIIVGNQGYLPFYPLQETKPTNLVVPDEVSSISTMGYYKRVNGVNKNNKLYPTSKKTYKLQKKSNIVKGQWTESEDSLLIQLVEQYGLRKWSHIAQMLPGRIGKQCRERWHNHLRPNIKKDIWTEDEDKILIEAHVEIGNKWAEIAKRLPGRTENSIKNHWNATKRRQYSKRKCRSKYPKASLLQEYIKSLNLDKNPLMDYRRKSVNPRGNANKTSSAASSKAPPPLSAAQPQPIGNNSQFSMSDRLVPSYDFNEVLPDFCFDENLFEGGCSIDSLLDDIPCAPIMDTNTINVVDVDYNNGFECDDMQQEIGESMMEGDGIIKKEMDLVEMVTKVNKN, from the exons ATGCAATATTCACTAACAATGAAGGAAATTGATCTTCCATTTGGAGTCCCTAATTCATCCCATGGATTCTACCATGATCTCCATCACCATGTTGATCAATTTCATCAAGTGAATGTGAATGGCAATTCCTCATCATCAAATCATCAAGTTTCTCTAACAAATCTTGATTCCTTTGATGTCTATGAGTGCAAGCCTTTTGTGGAGAATAATAATGTTCATGTTATGGAGGATTTCCAATATAATGGAGGAGGTTTTGGTAATTTGAAcctcactaataacaataatcaaAGTACTCCATTGGATATCATAGTTGGAAACCAAGGTTATTTACCATTTTATCCTCTTCAAGAGACCAAGCCTACAAATCTCGTTGTGCCGGATGAAGTCTCATCCATATCAACAATGGGTTATTACAAAAGGGTCAATGGTGTCAACAAAAACAATAAGTTATACCCAACATCCAAGAAGACCTACAAACTTCAAAAGAAGTCTAACATAGTAAAGGGCCAATGGACAGAAAGCGAAGATAG CTTACTGATTCAGCTGGTAGAACAATATGGATTAAGGAAATGGTCTCATATTGCTCAAATGCTGCCCGGGAGAATTGGAAAACAATGTAGAGAGCGATGGCATAATCATCTAAGACCTAACATTAAG aaAGATATATGGACGGAAGATGAGGATAAGATCCTAATTGAAGCTCATGTGGAGATAGGAAACAAGTGGGCGGAAATTGCGAAAAGATTGCCCGGACGAACTGAAAACTCGATCAAGAACCATTGGAATGCTACCAAGAGAAGGCAATATTCAAAAAGGAAGTGTAGATCCAAGTACCCTAAAGCATCTCTCCTTCAAGAATACATCAAGAGTTTAAATTTGGACAAGAATCCTCTAATGGACTATAGGAGAAAATCTGTTAACCCTAGAGGCAATGCTAACAAAACTAGCTCGGCCGCCTCAAGCAAAGCACCACCACCACTTTCGGCGGCGCAACCTCAGCCGATAGGTAACAATAGTCAATTCTCTATGTCGGATCGATTGGTGCCGAGTTATGATTTCAATGAGGTATTGCCGGATTTTTGTTTTGATGAGAATTTGTTTGAAGGAGGGTGTAGCATTGATTCATTGCTTGATGACATTCCTTGTGCTCCTATTATGGATACTAATACTATTAATGTTGTGGATGTTGATTACAATAATGGTTTTGAGTGTGATGATATGCAACAAGAGATTGGGGAATCCATGATGGAGGGTGATGGAATAATCAAGAAGGAGATGGATTTGGTGGAGATGGTGACAAAGGTCAATAAAAATTGA
- the LOC112708190 gene encoding plant intracellular Ras-group-related LRR protein 7: MGCIQSKNADTKATRAARWRSTGIVALRDSKLKTFPDEILDLDRSVRTLDLTHNRIVDIPMEISKLINMQRLILAENVIERLPVNLGKLQSLKLMNLDGNQISSLPDELGQLVRLERLSISENLLTSLPATIGSLRNLLILNVSNNKLQSLPESVGSCYSLEEIQANDNQIEELPASVCNLSHLKSLSLDNNNVNQIPPNLLKDCKALQNLSLHGNPISMDQFQQMDGFQEFEARRRKKFDKQIDANVMISSKGLDEGVDH; the protein is encoded by the exons ATGGGGTGTATACAGAGTAAAAATGCTGACACCAAAGCCACCAGAGCTGCGCGGTGGCGATCCACCGGCATTGTTGCTCTCCGCGACTCCAAATTGAAG ACGTTTCCTGACGAAATCCTTGATCTAGACAGAAGTGTGCGCACACTTGACTTAACACATAATCGAATAG TTGACATTCCCATGGAAATAAGCAAATTAATTAATATGCAGCGCCTG ATATTGGCGGAGAATGTAATTGAGAGACTGCCAGTGAATTTGGGGAAACTCCAATCTCTAAAACTCATGAACCTTGATGGAAATCAAATTTCTTCCTTGCCTGATGAAT TGGGCCAGTTGGTAAGGCTTGAACGCTTATCCATCTCTGAAAATTTGTTAACATCCTTGCCAGCAACTATTGGCAGTTTAAGAAAT CTGTTGATTTTAAATGTGTCAAATAACAAGTTACAGTCTCTACCAGAATCCGTTGGTAGTTGCTACTCTTTGGAAGAAATACAAGCTAATG ATAATCAAATTGAAGAGCTTCCTGCTTCAGTATGCAATCTCTCTCACTTGAAGTCACTTTCCCTGGATAACAATAATGTGAACCAG ATACCGCCGAATTTATTGAAAGACTGTAAAGCTCTTCAGAACTTATCACTGCATGGCAATCCAATATCAATGGATCAATTTCAGCAG ATGGATGGATTCCAAGAATTCGAAGCCAGAAGGAGAAAGAAGTTTGACAAACAAATTGATGCAAACGTGATGATTAGTTCCAAAGGTCTTGATGAGGGTGTTGATCATTAA
- the LOC112708191 gene encoding uncharacterized protein, translated as MVQKRPFDAEEMLEVSFKHQKHAEPSDQLVSFSESVFPDDDCHTHMPQTSEGGCGQGSNEGIEKLAGESIGKGPRGAEDSEASFPVAWATSSTTEQVVKSESPVHLALFPEYFHSEPSVHVALFPEYFSPEKPFRTLARYEDIYSILIENPPRKLVSMGANHQADIPVWDSSVAIDRPNASEDVSNLGFPIGDDEKRLVGTCIIPMPQMELSSDNDDVGKGRTNCWCEDRGSIRCVRQHIAEERERLLKEFGHEKFDELGFNDMGERVAEKWSAEEERLFHEVVFNNPVSLGKNFWHYLSIVLPSRSKKEIVSYYFNVFMLRKRAEQNRNDALSIDSDNDEWQGSDGIDIATREEDEDDSVVDSPVDQNDIGFTSCHENDQLDYDDEFAADEICAVNGTVDLTKRNIDDEDDSKYDAVSVARSTVPNRFCPPIQPHDQTIHKDDENVKDETCTFSDAIVSSQETRAKSSAEGDQWCGNYNEVASNGYSNGHVLEPCDAKVWDPAFLSCSKSKIDFLPTCNMIEEIFGDGRRQDMRKG; from the exons ATGGTGCAGAAGCGTCCATTTGATGCTGAGGAGATGCTCGAGGTTTccttcaaacaccagaaacatgcaGAACCCAGTGATCAGCTTGTTTCATTTTCTGAATCTGTTTTTCCTGATGATGATTGCCACACCCATATGCCTCAAACTTCAG AGGGCGGATGTGGGCAAGGTAGTAATGAAGGTATTGAGAAGCTTGCTGGTGAAAGTATCGGTAAAGGCCCTAGAGGGGCTGAGGACTCTGAAGCTAGTTTTCCTGTAGCTTGGGCTACCAGTAGCACTACTGAACAAGTTGTCAAGTCAGAGTCACCTGTTCATCTTGCTCTTTTTCCTGAGTATTTCCATTCAGAACCATCTGTACATGTTGCTCTTTTCCCTGAGTATTTCAGTCCAGAGAAACCATTTAGGACGTTGGCTCGCTATGAGGACATCTATTCCATACTGATTGAAAATCCTCCTCGCAAACTTGTATCTATGGGAGCTAACCATCAGGCTGATATTCCAGTTTGGGATTCTTCGGTTGCTATTGACAGACCAAATGCCTCTGAAGATGTCTCCAATCTAGGCTTCCCCATTGGAGATGATGAGAAAAGGCTGGTGGGGACATGTATAATCCCAATGCCTCAGATGGAGTTGTCTTCTGACAATGATGATGTTGGAAAGGGCAGAACCAATTGTTGGTGTGAAGATAGAGGATCCATCAGATGTGTTAGACAGCATATagcagaagaaagagaaagacttTTGAAAGAGTTTGGGCATGAGAAGTTTGATGAATTGGGGTTCAATGACATGGGAGAACGTGTGGCAGAAAAATGGAGTGCAGAAGAAGAACGCCTATTTCATGAAGTTGTCTTCAATAATCCAGTTTCCCTTGGCAAGAATTTCTGGCACTATCTCTCCATTGTTCTCCCTTCACGAAGCAAAAAAGAAATAGTTAGTTACTACTTTAACGTCTTCATGCTTCGAAAGCGGGCAGAGCAGAACAGAAACGATGCCTTGAGCATTGACAGTGATAATGATGAATGGCAAGGTAGTGATGGCATTGACATTGCAACTCGAGAGGAAGATGAGGATGACTCTGTTGTAGATTCTCCAGTCGATCAGAATGATATTGGTTTTACCAGCTGCCATGAAAATGATCAACTTGATTATGATGATGAGTTTGCTGCAGATGAAATTTGTGCTGTTAATGGAACTGTAGATTTGACCAAAAGGAAcattgatgatgaggatgattctAAATATGATGCTGTGTCTGTGGCGAGAAGCACTGTCCCAAACCGATTTTGTCCTCCAATACAACCTCATGATCAGACTATTCACAAGGATGATGAAAATGTTAAAGATGAAACATGCACTTTTTCTGACGCCATAGTGTCCTCACAGGAGACCAGAGCGAAGAGCAGTGCTGAAGGTGATCAATGGTGTGGTAACTATAATGAGGTGGCAAGTAATGGCTATAGCAATGGCCATGTGTTGGAGCCTTGCGATGCAAAAGTGTGGGATCCTGCATTTTTGTCTTGCTCTAAAAGTAAGATTGACTTCTTGCCCACTTGCAACATGATAGAAGAAATCTTTGGAGATGGAAGAAGGCAAGACATGAGAAAAGGTTGA
- the LOC112708192 gene encoding uncharacterized protein — MMNPTMEEEDYNQGQHINKKNKHVCKFCSRSFPCGRSLGGHMRSHVINGDIDHHHDNNKLLASSSTAKIKKMLSSSSSTENNTGIGSEGYGLRENPKKTWRLTNSTSEDNSLLFCKDCGKGFQSWRALFGHMKCHSSEKVESMECDQDSSWTNNSASHSDNEEANAPSRRRRSKRTRTRYIAPLSAPAATTTDSSVSEADEHEQEEVAMSLMMLSRDLSPWCGVNSVSEFSKNKNKKLVNIGSEFSKLGSYLSSPNLSSKGKKSSEFLATESAKGVKVMNNTTVSVNGFSKIIGKDKKKYELDSESAFEEGTTNNKYNSIKAKFWDCGSNKKPNSSEGEFSIKSSSSHNHKRGKFECTTCNKIFHSYQALGGHRASHKKIKGCSFASRNNNDQSSENSIEFEAEAEAEHEEAPPPAPSSPTPTDNNNEYASQQVHEFGNNSNGFDRESKKGNKNKGHECPICFKVFSSGQALGGHKRSHMASASDTGNFHQTVVLQESSVPEIRDLLDLNLPVAEAAATEEDDEEEINAHASDSYTTWWENHKQEALVGLMSN, encoded by the coding sequence ATGATGAATCCaacaatggaagaagaagattatAATCAAGGACAACacatcaacaagaagaacaagcaTGTGTGCAAGTTCTGCAGCAGGAGCTTCCCTTGTGGTAGATCCTTGGGTGGTCACATGAGGTCTCATGTCATCAATGGTGACATAGATCATCACCATGACAATAACAAGCTTCTTGCATCATCATCAACAGCAAAAATTAAGAAGatgctttcatcttcttcatctacAGAAAACAACACAGGAATAGGTTCTGAAGGCTATGGTCTGAGAGAGAATCCCAAGAAGACATGGAGGCTAACCAATTCAACAAGTGAAGACAATTCTCTGTTGTTCTGCAAGGATTGTGGTAAAGGTTTTCAGTCTTGGAGAGCACTATTTGGCCACATGAAGTGCCATTCTTCTGAGAAAGTAGAGAGCATGGAGTGTGATCAAGATTCATCATGGACTAACAATAGTGCTAGCCATTCTGATAATGAAGAAGCCAATGCTCCAAGCAGAAGGAGAAGATCCAAGAGAACAAGAACAAGGTACATAGCACCATTATCAGcaccagcagcaacaacaactgATTCTTCTGTTTCTGAGGCTGATGAGCATGAACAAGAAGAAGTTGCTATGAGCTTGATGATGTTAAGCAGGGATTTGAGTCCATGGTGTGGTGTCAATTCTGTTTCTGAGTTCtctaagaacaagaacaagaagctTGTCAACATTGGTTCTGAGTTTTCAAAATTAGGCAGCTATTTGAGTTCTCCAAATCTAAGCTCCAAAGGGAAGAAAAGTTCAGAATTTTTGGCTACTGAGAGTGCCAAAGGAGTTAAGGTGATGAACAACACCACAGTTTCAGTTAATGGTTTCAGCAAGATTATTGGGAAGGATAAGAAAAAGTATGAACTTGATTCTGAGTCTGCATTTGAAGAAGGTACTACTAACAATAAGTACAATTCAATTAAGGCAAAGTTTTGGGATTGTGGATCAAACAAAAAGCCTAATTCATCAGAAGGTGAATTCAGCATCAAGAGCAGTTCTTCTCATAATCATAAGAGAGGAAAGTTTGAGTGTACAACCTGCAACAAGATCTTCcattcataccaagctcttggggGTCACAGAGCAAGTCACAAGAAGATCAAAGGTtgctcttttgcttcaaggaatAATAATGATCAGAGCAGTGAAAACAGCATTGAGTTTGAAGCTGAAGCTGAAGCAGAACATGAAGaagcaccaccaccagcaccatcATCACCCACCCCCACTGACAACAACAATGAATATGCATCACAACAAGTACATGAATTTGGTAATAATAGTAATGGTTTTGACAGAGAATCCAAGAAGGGAAACAAGAACAAGGGGCATGAATGTCCAATTTGCTTTAAGGTATTTTCATCTGGTCAAGCCTTGGGTGGACACAAGAGGTCCCATATGGCTTCTGCTTCTGATACTGGGAACTTTCATCAAACAGTTGTACTTCAAGAATCTTCAGTGCCTGAGATTAGGGACTTGCTTGATCTCAATCTTCCTGTTGCTGAAGCTGCTGCTACtgaggaagatgatgaagaagaaatcaaTGCTCATGCTTCTGATTCTTACACTACTTGGTGGGAAAATCACAAGCAGGAGGCATTGGTAGGTCTCATGTCTAACTAG